A genomic segment from Salvia splendens isolate huo1 chromosome 13, SspV2, whole genome shotgun sequence encodes:
- the LOC121761144 gene encoding blue copper protein-like has translation MMMAATKAAPIRLFVAALIVAAAAAADTYTNHTVGGDAGWFFNSTANKTSADYTAWAANTTFNLGDYLIFNTNTNQTVIQTYNKTTYSSCITDDALDSDTFQYDGGRNEFGTEMTISVPLTIEGTQYYFSDADDGEQCEQRMAFEIKVGHGLGLPPSLNQPPPPAYVPPPGSANDEGESPPAGTVANTPPSSNYAVMTGGSFFVSVVVVLISLVGC, from the exons ATGATGATGGCAGCGACCAAAGCCGCGCCAATCCGGCTTTTCGTCGCGGCTCTGATCGTCGCCGCAGCTGCGGCGGCGGACACTTACACCAACCATACAGTGGGCGGCGACGCCGGCTGGTTCTTCAACTCCACCGCCAATAAAACTTCCGCTGATTACACTGCTTGGGCTGCTAATACCACATTCAATCTCGGAGACTATCTCA TTttcaacacaaacacaaaccaaACTGTGATCCAAACCTACAACAAGACGACGTACAGTAGCTGCATAACCGATGATGCCTTGGACAGCGATACGTTTCAGTATGATGGTGGAAGAAACGAGTTTGGAACCGAAATGACCATATCTGTGCCGCTGACCATTGAAGGGACCCAATACTACTTCTCGGACGCTGATGATGGGGAGCAATGCGAACAGAGGATGGCCTTCGAGATCAAAGTGGGGCATGGGCTGGGGCTCCCACCGAGCCTCAACCAACCACCTCCTCCGGCCTATGTTCCGCCACCGGGCTCAGCAAATGACGAGGGGGAGTCGCCACCTGCAGGTACGGTGGCGAACACTCCTCCTTCCTCCAATTATGCTGTCATGACTGGTGGTAGCTTCTTTGTTTCTGTGGTTGTTGTTTTGATCTCCTTGGTGGGATGTTGA
- the LOC121760605 gene encoding AT-hook motif nuclear-localized protein 22-like — translation MDQLPPPFHARDLQLHHHQFQPHLLNPENNNNNNEENDNSPSLKRDRDESYGAGVDAASEGERDADAAGGEVARRPRGRPAGSKNKPKPPIIITRDSANALRSHVMEIASGCDVQESISAFATRRQRGICILSGGGTVTNVTLRQPAAPTSVLTLHGRFEILSLSGSFLPPPAPPAASALAIYLAGSQGQVVGGTVVGPLIASGPVVIMAASFGNAAYERLPLEDDEAPPPPPMMPDPSAAAAENLFQGNPQNLLNPVQMPPEAYWATGRPPF, via the coding sequence ATGGATCAGCTCCCGCCGCCGTTCCACGCCCGAGATCTccagctccaccaccaccaatTCCAGCCCCACCTCCTCAATCCcgaaaacaacaacaacaacaacgagGAGAATGATAATTCCCCGAGCCTAAAGCGCGACCGCGACGAGAGCTACGGCGCTGGCGTTGACGCGGCCTCGGAGGGCGAGAGGGACGCGGACGCCGCGGGCGGGGAGGTCGCGCGGCGCCCGCGCGGCCGGCCCGCGGGGTCGAAGAACAAGCCGAAGCCGCCCATCATCATCACGCGGGACAGCGCCAACGCGCTGCGGTCCCACGTGATGGAGATCGCGAGCGGCTGCGACGTCCAGGAGAGCATCTCCGCCTTCGCGACTCGGCGGCAGAGGGGCATCTGCATCCTCAGCGGCGGCGGCACCGTCACCAACGTCACCCTCCGGCAGCCCGCCGCCCCGACCTCCGTCCTCACCCTCCACGGCCGCTTCGAGATCCTCTCGCTCTCCGGCTCCTTCCTCCCTCCCCCGGCCCCTCCCGCCGCCTCCGCCCTCGCCATATACCTCGCCGGATCCCAGGGCCAGGTCGTCGGCGGCACCGTCGTCGGCCCCCTCATCGCCTCCGGCCCCGtcgtcatcatggccgcctccTTCGGCAACGCCGCCTACGAGCGCCTCCCGCTCGAAGACGACGAggcccctccgccgccgccgatgATGCCCGATCCGAGCGCTGCGGCGGCAGAGAATTTGTTCCAAGGAAATCCTCAGAATCTGCTGAATCCAGTGCAAATGCCGCCGGAGGCCTATTGGGCCACAGGTCGCCCTCCATTTTGA